From Ailuropoda melanoleuca isolate Jingjing chromosome 8, ASM200744v2, whole genome shotgun sequence, a single genomic window includes:
- the ATP8B2 gene encoding phospholipid-transporting ATPase ID isoform X2 — protein sequence MALCAKKRPPEEERRARANDREYNEKFQYASNCIKTSKYNILTFLPVNLFEQFQEVANTYFLFLLILQLIPQVSSLSWFTTIVPLVLVLAITAVKDATDDYFRHKSDNQVNNRQSQVLINGSLQQEPWMNVCVGDIIKLENNQFVAADLLLLSSSEPHGLCYIETAELDGETNMKVRQAIPVTSELGDISRLAKFDGEVVCEPPNNKLDRFSGTLYWKESKFPLSNQNMLLRGCVLRNTEWCFGLVVFAGPDTKLMQNSGRTKFKRTSIDRLMNTLVLWIFGFLVCMGVILAIGNAIWEHEVGTRFQAYLPWDEAVDSAFFSGFLSFWSYIIILNTVVPISLYVSVEVIRLGHSYFINWDKKMFCVKKRTPAEARTTTLNEELGQVEYVFSDKTGTLTQNIMVFSKCSISGRSYGDVFDVLGHKAELGERPEPVDFSFNPLADKKFLFWDPTLLEAVKMGDPHTHEFFRLLSLCHTVMSEEKNEGELYYKAQSPDEGALVTAARNFGFVFRSRTPKTITVHEMGIAVTYQLLAILDFNNIRKRMSVIVRNPEGRIRLYCKGADTILLDRLHPSTQELLSTTTDHLNEYAGEGLRTLVLAYKDLDEEYYGEWAQRRLQASLAQDSREDRLASVYEEVENDMVLLGATAIEDKLQQGVPETIALLTLANIKIWVLTGDKQETAVNIGYSCKMLTDDMTEVFVVTGHTVLEVREELRKAREKMMDSPHAVGNGLPCPEKCSSAKLTSVLEAVAGEYALVINGHSLAHALEADMELEFLETACACKAVICCRVTPLQKAQVVELVKKHKKAVTLAIGDGANDVSMIKIPAAPPAGARALVLPAHVQVPVLFLLQELRVHHGPLLVWLLLRLLRPDRLRSVFYHALQHRVYLPPSPSHGGLRPGRAGAAEHGVPQAVRARPAEPSLQQAGILHLHRAGHLHVRAHVLHPLRGLCRGDAGRRHPVGRLPVVRGHCGDVTGHCGQRADRAGHRLLDSHQPLLHLGQPGCLLCHPLRHAQQRAFRHVSKPVPVCGQRPEHPGPAHRVADHHPHHRRLHHACGGLPLPQAEPEARPLRHGPLQPAGEEEAEGPAPLPAARGAHRFPPLGLRLLAPGGLRGAHHVRQEHAAQLAGAGRLRHALQLQLDREPAQEEERQRQQPRRRGREAPQGLRAAAGAPVPATSTRGVRPPRGRLLGAVEPRASPRTPSRWRLFRWPPQSRWPPRSRWPPRLGRAPRAEQGRGHGEPAPERGRCGTKN from the exons ATGGCACTGTGTGCAAAAAAGCGCCCCCCAG aagaagaaaggagggcgCGAGCCAATGACCGAGAATACAATGAGAAATTCCAGTATGCG AGTAACTGCATCAAGACCTCCAAGTACAACATTCTTACCTTCCTGCCCGTCAACCTCTTTGAGCAGTTCCAGGAGGTTGCCAATACCTACTTCCTGTTCCTTCTTATTCTGCAG TTGATCCCACAGGTGTCCTCCCTGTCCTGGTTCACCACCATCGTGCCTTTGGTTCTCGTCCTCGCCATCACAGCTGTTAAAGACGCCACTGATGACTAT ttCCGCCACAAGAGTGATAACCAGGTCAATAACCGGCAGTCCCAAGTGCTGATCAATGGCAG CCTCCAGCAAGAGCCGTGGATGAATGTCTGTGTTGGCGATATTATCAAGCTAGAAAATAATCAGTTTGTGGCG GCGgatctcctcctcctttccagcAGTGAGCCCCATGGCCTGTGCTACATAGAGACGGCAGAACTCGATGG AGAGACCAACATGAAAGTACGCCAGGCAATCCCAGTCACCTCAGAGTTGGGAGACATCAGTAGGCTCGCCAAGTTTGATG GTGAGGTGGTCTGCGAGCCTCCCAACAACAAGCTGGACAGGTTCAGCGGGACGCTCTACTGGAAGGAGAGCAAGTTCCCCCTGAGCAACCAGAACATGCTGCTACGAGGCTGTGTGCTGCGGAACACCGAGTGGTGCTTCGGGCTGGTGGTGTTTGCGG GTCCTGACACGAAGCTGATGCAGAACAGCGGCCGGACAAAGTTCAAGAGGACAAGTATTGATCGCCTGATGAATACGCTGGTGCTCTGG ATTTTTGGATTCCTGGTCTGCATGGGGGTGATCCTGGCCATTGGCAATGCCATCTGGGAGCATGAGGTCGGGACGCGCTTCCAGGCCTACCTGCCCTGGGACGAGGCGGTGGACAGTGCCTtcttctctggcttcctctccttctggtcCTACATCATCATCCTCAACACCGTCGTGCCCATATCGCTCTACGTCAG CGTGGAGGTCATCCGCCTGGGCCACAGCTATTTCATCAACTGGGACAAGAAGATGTTCTGCGTGAAGAAGCGGACGCCCGCGGAGGCCCGCACCACCACCCTGAACGAGGAGCTGGGCCAGGTGGAGTACGTCTTCTCCGACAAGACGGGCACCCTCACCCAAAACATCATGGTCTTCAGCAAGTGTTCCATCAGCGGCCGCAGCTACG GGGATGTGTTcgatgtcctgggacacaaagcTGAACTGGGAGAG AGGCCAGAGCCTGTCGACTTCTCCTTCAACCCTCTGGCCGACAAGAAGTTCTTATTTTGGGACCCCACCCTCTTGGAGGCCGTCAAGATGGGGGACCCCCACACGCACGAGTTCTTCCGTCTCCTTTCTCTGTGTCATACCGTCATGTCCGAAGAAAAGAACGAAG gggagctgtactacaaagcccAGTCCCCGGATGAGGGGGCCCTGGTCACTGCAGCCAGGAACTTCGGTTTTGTGTTCCGCTCTCGCACCCCCAAGACCATCACTGTCCACGAGATGGGCATAGCTGTCACCTACCAGCTGCTGGCCATCCTGGATTTTAATAATATCCGCAAGCGGATGTCAGTCATCG TACGGAATCCGGAAGGGAGGATTCGTCTCTACTGCAAAGGGGCTGACACGATCCTGCTGGACAGACTACACCCCTCCACCCAGGAGCTGCTCAGCACCACCACTGACCACCTGAAT GAGTACGCAGGGGAAGGGCTGAGGACCCTGGTTCTGGCCTACAAGGATCTGGACGAAGAGTACTATGGGGAGTGGGCCCAGAGACGGCTCCAAGCCAGCCTGGCCCAGGACAGCCGGGAGGACAGGCTGGCCAGCGTGTACGAGGAGGTGGAGAACGACATGGTG CTGCTGGGTGCGACAGCCATTGAGGACAAGCTGCAACAGGGGGTTCCAGAGACCATTGCCCTCCTGACGTTGGCCAACATCAAGATTTGGGTGCTGACCGGAGATAAGCAGG AGACGGCCGTGAACATCGGCTATTCTTGCAAGATGCTGACGGACGACATGACAGAGGTGTTCGTCGTCACCGGCCACACGGTCCTGGAAGTGCGGGAGGAGCTCAG GAAAGCCCGGGAGAAGATGATGGACTCGCCCCACGCTGTGGGAAACGGCCTCCCCTGCCCGGAGAAGTGTTCTTCTGCCAAGCTCACTTCTGTCCTGGAGGCCGTTGCGGGGGAGTACGCCCTGGTCATCAACGGGCACAGCCTG GCCCATGCGCTGGAGGCGGACATGGAGCTGGAGTTTCTGGAGACGGCCTGTGCCTGCAAAGCTGTCATCTGCTGCCGTGTGACCCCGTTGCAGAAGGCGCAGGTGGTGGAGCTGGTTAAGAAGCACAAAAAAGCCGTGACGCTCGCCATTGGGGACGGAGCCAACGATGTCAGCATGATCAAGA TTCCTGCAGCGCCTCCTGCTGGTGCACGGGCGCTGGTCCTACCTGCGCATGTGCAAGTTCCTGTGCTATTTCTTCTACAAGAACTTCGCGTTCACCATGGTCCACTTCTGGTTTGGCTTCTTCTGCGGCTTCTCCGCCCAG ACCGTCTACGATCAGTATTTTATCACGCTTTACAACATCGTGTATACCTCCCTCCCAGTCCTAGCCATGGGGGTCTTCGACCAG GACGTGCCGGAGCAGCGGAGCATGGAGTACCCCAAGCTGTACGAGCCCGGCCAGCTGAACCTTCTCTTCAACAAGCGGGAATTCTTCATCTGCATCGCGCAGGGCATTTACACGTCCGTGCTCATGTTCTTCATCCCCTACGGGGTCTTTGCCGAGGCGACGCGGGACGACGGCACCCAGTTGGCCGACTACCAGTCGTTCGCGGTCACTGTGGCGACGTCACTGGTCATTGTGGTCAGCGTGCAG ATCGGGCTGGACACCGGCTACTGGACAGCCATCAACCACTTCTTCATCTGGGGCAGCCTGGCTGTCTACTTTGCCATCCTCTTCGCCATGCACAGCAACGGGCTTTTCGACATGTTTCCAAACCAGTTCCGGTTTGTGG GCAACGCCCAGAACACCCTGGCCCAGCCCACCGTGTGGCTGACCATCACCCTCACCACCGTCGTCTGCATCATGCCTGTGGTGGCCTTCCGCTTCCTCAAGCTGAGCCTGAAGCCCGACCTCTCCGACACG GTCCGCTACAGCCAGctggtgaggaagaagcagaaggCCCAGCACCGCTGCCTGCGGCGCGTGGGGCGCACCGGTTCCCGCCGCTCGGGCTACGCCTTCTCGCACCAGGAGGGCTTCGGGGAGCTCATCATGTCCGGCAAGAACATGCGGCTCAGCTCGCTGGCGCTGGCCGGCTTCGCCACGCGCTCCAGCTCCAGCTGGATCGAGAGCCTGCGCAGGAAGAAGAGCGACAGCGCCAGCAGCCCCGGCGGAGGGGCCGAGAAGCCCCTCAGGGGCTGAGGGCTGCCGCCGGGGCGCCCGTGCCGGCGACCAGCACGCGGGGCGTCCGGCCACCGAGGGGACGGCTTCTCGGAGCTGTGGAACCCCGCGCCTCCCCGCGGACTCCGTCCCGCTGGCGTCTGTTCCGCTGGCCTCCGCAGTCCCGCTGGCCTCCCCGGTCCCGCTGGCCTCCGCGGCTGGGCCGGGCCCCAAGGGCGGAGCAGGGACGGGGGCACGGGGAGCCAGCCCCGGAGAGGGGCAGATGTGGAACCAAAAACTGA
- the ATP8B2 gene encoding phospholipid-transporting ATPase ID isoform X1 codes for MALCAKKRPPEEERRARANDREYNEKFQYASNCIKTSKYNILTFLPVNLFEQFQEVANTYFLFLLILQLIPQVSSLSWFTTIVPLVLVLAITAVKDATDDYFRHKSDNQVNNRQSQVLINGSLQQEPWMNVCVGDIIKLENNQFVAADLLLLSSSEPHGLCYIETAELDGETNMKVRQAIPVTSELGDISRLAKFDVASVHLPAACGSPCRPCLGVKSGCRRRLEWRLPVSRPGEVVCEPPNNKLDRFSGTLYWKESKFPLSNQNMLLRGCVLRNTEWCFGLVVFAGPDTKLMQNSGRTKFKRTSIDRLMNTLVLWIFGFLVCMGVILAIGNAIWEHEVGTRFQAYLPWDEAVDSAFFSGFLSFWSYIIILNTVVPISLYVSVEVIRLGHSYFINWDKKMFCVKKRTPAEARTTTLNEELGQVEYVFSDKTGTLTQNIMVFSKCSISGRSYGDVFDVLGHKAELGERPEPVDFSFNPLADKKFLFWDPTLLEAVKMGDPHTHEFFRLLSLCHTVMSEEKNEGELYYKAQSPDEGALVTAARNFGFVFRSRTPKTITVHEMGIAVTYQLLAILDFNNIRKRMSVIVRNPEGRIRLYCKGADTILLDRLHPSTQELLSTTTDHLNEYAGEGLRTLVLAYKDLDEEYYGEWAQRRLQASLAQDSREDRLASVYEEVENDMVLLGATAIEDKLQQGVPETIALLTLANIKIWVLTGDKQETAVNIGYSCKMLTDDMTEVFVVTGHTVLEVREELRKAREKMMDSPHAVGNGLPCPEKCSSAKLTSVLEAVAGEYALVINGHSLAHALEADMELEFLETACACKAVICCRVTPLQKAQVVELVKKHKKAVTLAIGDGANDVSMIKIPAAPPAGARALVLPAHVQVPVLFLLQELRVHHGPLLVWLLLRLLRPDRLRSVFYHALQHRVYLPPSPSHGGLRPGRAGAAEHGVPQAVRARPAEPSLQQAGILHLHRAGHLHVRAHVLHPLRGLCRGDAGRRHPVGRLPVVRGHCGDVTGHCGQRADRAGHRLLDSHQPLLHLGQPGCLLCHPLRHAQQRAFRHVSKPVPVCGQRPEHPGPAHRVADHHPHHRRLHHACGGLPLPQAEPEARPLRHGPLQPAGEEEAEGPAPLPAARGAHRFPPLGLRLLAPGGLRGAHHVRQEHAAQLAGAGRLRHALQLQLDREPAQEEERQRQQPRRRGREAPQGLRAAAGAPVPATSTRGVRPPRGRLLGAVEPRASPRTPSRWRLFRWPPQSRWPPRSRWPPRLGRAPRAEQGRGHGEPAPERGRCGTKN; via the exons ATGGCACTGTGTGCAAAAAAGCGCCCCCCAG aagaagaaaggagggcgCGAGCCAATGACCGAGAATACAATGAGAAATTCCAGTATGCG AGTAACTGCATCAAGACCTCCAAGTACAACATTCTTACCTTCCTGCCCGTCAACCTCTTTGAGCAGTTCCAGGAGGTTGCCAATACCTACTTCCTGTTCCTTCTTATTCTGCAG TTGATCCCACAGGTGTCCTCCCTGTCCTGGTTCACCACCATCGTGCCTTTGGTTCTCGTCCTCGCCATCACAGCTGTTAAAGACGCCACTGATGACTAT ttCCGCCACAAGAGTGATAACCAGGTCAATAACCGGCAGTCCCAAGTGCTGATCAATGGCAG CCTCCAGCAAGAGCCGTGGATGAATGTCTGTGTTGGCGATATTATCAAGCTAGAAAATAATCAGTTTGTGGCG GCGgatctcctcctcctttccagcAGTGAGCCCCATGGCCTGTGCTACATAGAGACGGCAGAACTCGATGG AGAGACCAACATGAAAGTACGCCAGGCAATCCCAGTCACCTCAGAGTTGGGAGACATCAGTAGGCTCGCCAAGTTTGATG TCGCCTCAGTTCACCTCCCGGCGGCGTGCGGAAGCCCCTGCCGGCCGTGTCTCGGCGTGAAGTCAGGCTGCAGACGGCGCCTGGAGTGGCGGCTTCCTGTCTCCCGCCCAGGTGAGGTGGTCTGCGAGCCTCCCAACAACAAGCTGGACAGGTTCAGCGGGACGCTCTACTGGAAGGAGAGCAAGTTCCCCCTGAGCAACCAGAACATGCTGCTACGAGGCTGTGTGCTGCGGAACACCGAGTGGTGCTTCGGGCTGGTGGTGTTTGCGG GTCCTGACACGAAGCTGATGCAGAACAGCGGCCGGACAAAGTTCAAGAGGACAAGTATTGATCGCCTGATGAATACGCTGGTGCTCTGG ATTTTTGGATTCCTGGTCTGCATGGGGGTGATCCTGGCCATTGGCAATGCCATCTGGGAGCATGAGGTCGGGACGCGCTTCCAGGCCTACCTGCCCTGGGACGAGGCGGTGGACAGTGCCTtcttctctggcttcctctccttctggtcCTACATCATCATCCTCAACACCGTCGTGCCCATATCGCTCTACGTCAG CGTGGAGGTCATCCGCCTGGGCCACAGCTATTTCATCAACTGGGACAAGAAGATGTTCTGCGTGAAGAAGCGGACGCCCGCGGAGGCCCGCACCACCACCCTGAACGAGGAGCTGGGCCAGGTGGAGTACGTCTTCTCCGACAAGACGGGCACCCTCACCCAAAACATCATGGTCTTCAGCAAGTGTTCCATCAGCGGCCGCAGCTACG GGGATGTGTTcgatgtcctgggacacaaagcTGAACTGGGAGAG AGGCCAGAGCCTGTCGACTTCTCCTTCAACCCTCTGGCCGACAAGAAGTTCTTATTTTGGGACCCCACCCTCTTGGAGGCCGTCAAGATGGGGGACCCCCACACGCACGAGTTCTTCCGTCTCCTTTCTCTGTGTCATACCGTCATGTCCGAAGAAAAGAACGAAG gggagctgtactacaaagcccAGTCCCCGGATGAGGGGGCCCTGGTCACTGCAGCCAGGAACTTCGGTTTTGTGTTCCGCTCTCGCACCCCCAAGACCATCACTGTCCACGAGATGGGCATAGCTGTCACCTACCAGCTGCTGGCCATCCTGGATTTTAATAATATCCGCAAGCGGATGTCAGTCATCG TACGGAATCCGGAAGGGAGGATTCGTCTCTACTGCAAAGGGGCTGACACGATCCTGCTGGACAGACTACACCCCTCCACCCAGGAGCTGCTCAGCACCACCACTGACCACCTGAAT GAGTACGCAGGGGAAGGGCTGAGGACCCTGGTTCTGGCCTACAAGGATCTGGACGAAGAGTACTATGGGGAGTGGGCCCAGAGACGGCTCCAAGCCAGCCTGGCCCAGGACAGCCGGGAGGACAGGCTGGCCAGCGTGTACGAGGAGGTGGAGAACGACATGGTG CTGCTGGGTGCGACAGCCATTGAGGACAAGCTGCAACAGGGGGTTCCAGAGACCATTGCCCTCCTGACGTTGGCCAACATCAAGATTTGGGTGCTGACCGGAGATAAGCAGG AGACGGCCGTGAACATCGGCTATTCTTGCAAGATGCTGACGGACGACATGACAGAGGTGTTCGTCGTCACCGGCCACACGGTCCTGGAAGTGCGGGAGGAGCTCAG GAAAGCCCGGGAGAAGATGATGGACTCGCCCCACGCTGTGGGAAACGGCCTCCCCTGCCCGGAGAAGTGTTCTTCTGCCAAGCTCACTTCTGTCCTGGAGGCCGTTGCGGGGGAGTACGCCCTGGTCATCAACGGGCACAGCCTG GCCCATGCGCTGGAGGCGGACATGGAGCTGGAGTTTCTGGAGACGGCCTGTGCCTGCAAAGCTGTCATCTGCTGCCGTGTGACCCCGTTGCAGAAGGCGCAGGTGGTGGAGCTGGTTAAGAAGCACAAAAAAGCCGTGACGCTCGCCATTGGGGACGGAGCCAACGATGTCAGCATGATCAAGA TTCCTGCAGCGCCTCCTGCTGGTGCACGGGCGCTGGTCCTACCTGCGCATGTGCAAGTTCCTGTGCTATTTCTTCTACAAGAACTTCGCGTTCACCATGGTCCACTTCTGGTTTGGCTTCTTCTGCGGCTTCTCCGCCCAG ACCGTCTACGATCAGTATTTTATCACGCTTTACAACATCGTGTATACCTCCCTCCCAGTCCTAGCCATGGGGGTCTTCGACCAG GACGTGCCGGAGCAGCGGAGCATGGAGTACCCCAAGCTGTACGAGCCCGGCCAGCTGAACCTTCTCTTCAACAAGCGGGAATTCTTCATCTGCATCGCGCAGGGCATTTACACGTCCGTGCTCATGTTCTTCATCCCCTACGGGGTCTTTGCCGAGGCGACGCGGGACGACGGCACCCAGTTGGCCGACTACCAGTCGTTCGCGGTCACTGTGGCGACGTCACTGGTCATTGTGGTCAGCGTGCAG ATCGGGCTGGACACCGGCTACTGGACAGCCATCAACCACTTCTTCATCTGGGGCAGCCTGGCTGTCTACTTTGCCATCCTCTTCGCCATGCACAGCAACGGGCTTTTCGACATGTTTCCAAACCAGTTCCGGTTTGTGG GCAACGCCCAGAACACCCTGGCCCAGCCCACCGTGTGGCTGACCATCACCCTCACCACCGTCGTCTGCATCATGCCTGTGGTGGCCTTCCGCTTCCTCAAGCTGAGCCTGAAGCCCGACCTCTCCGACACG GTCCGCTACAGCCAGctggtgaggaagaagcagaaggCCCAGCACCGCTGCCTGCGGCGCGTGGGGCGCACCGGTTCCCGCCGCTCGGGCTACGCCTTCTCGCACCAGGAGGGCTTCGGGGAGCTCATCATGTCCGGCAAGAACATGCGGCTCAGCTCGCTGGCGCTGGCCGGCTTCGCCACGCGCTCCAGCTCCAGCTGGATCGAGAGCCTGCGCAGGAAGAAGAGCGACAGCGCCAGCAGCCCCGGCGGAGGGGCCGAGAAGCCCCTCAGGGGCTGAGGGCTGCCGCCGGGGCGCCCGTGCCGGCGACCAGCACGCGGGGCGTCCGGCCACCGAGGGGACGGCTTCTCGGAGCTGTGGAACCCCGCGCCTCCCCGCGGACTCCGTCCCGCTGGCGTCTGTTCCGCTGGCCTCCGCAGTCCCGCTGGCCTCCCCGGTCCCGCTGGCCTCCGCGGCTGGGCCGGGCCCCAAGGGCGGAGCAGGGACGGGGGCACGGGGAGCCAGCCCCGGAGAGGGGCAGATGTGGAACCAAAAACTGA
- the ATP8B2 gene encoding phospholipid-transporting ATPase ID isoform X6, translating to MGEVVCEPPNNKLDRFSGTLYWKESKFPLSNQNMLLRGCVLRNTEWCFGLVVFAGPDTKLMQNSGRTKFKRTSIDRLMNTLVLWIFGFLVCMGVILAIGNAIWEHEVGTRFQAYLPWDEAVDSAFFSGFLSFWSYIIILNTVVPISLYVSVEVIRLGHSYFINWDKKMFCVKKRTPAEARTTTLNEELGQVEYVFSDKTGTLTQNIMVFSKCSISGRSYGDVFDVLGHKAELGERPEPVDFSFNPLADKKFLFWDPTLLEAVKMGDPHTHEFFRLLSLCHTVMSEEKNEGELYYKAQSPDEGALVTAARNFGFVFRSRTPKTITVHEMGIAVTYQLLAILDFNNIRKRMSVIVRNPEGRIRLYCKGADTILLDRLHPSTQELLSTTTDHLNEYAGEGLRTLVLAYKDLDEEYYGEWAQRRLQASLAQDSREDRLASVYEEVENDMVLLGATAIEDKLQQGVPETIALLTLANIKIWVLTGDKQETAVNIGYSCKMLTDDMTEVFVVTGHTVLEVREELRKAREKMMDSPHAVGNGLPCPEKCSSAKLTSVLEAVAGEYALVINGHSLAHALEADMELEFLETACACKAVICCRVTPLQKAQVVELVKKHKKAVTLAIGDGANDVSMIKIPAAPPAGARALVLPAHVQVPVLFLLQELRVHHGPLLVWLLLRLLRPDRLRSVFYHALQHRVYLPPSPSHGGLRPGRAGAAEHGVPQAVRARPAEPSLQQAGILHLHRAGHLHVRAHVLHPLRGLCRGDAGRRHPVGRLPVVRGHCGDVTGHCGQRADRAGHRLLDSHQPLLHLGQPGCLLCHPLRHAQQRAFRHVSKPVPVCGQRPEHPGPAHRVADHHPHHRRLHHACGGLPLPQAEPEARPLRHGPLQPAGEEEAEGPAPLPAARGAHRFPPLGLRLLAPGGLRGAHHVRQEHAAQLAGAGRLRHALQLQLDREPAQEEERQRQQPRRRGREAPQGLRAAAGAPVPATSTRGVRPPRGRLLGAVEPRASPRTPSRWRLFRWPPQSRWPPRSRWPPRLGRAPRAEQGRGHGEPAPERGRCGTKN from the exons ATGG GTGAGGTGGTCTGCGAGCCTCCCAACAACAAGCTGGACAGGTTCAGCGGGACGCTCTACTGGAAGGAGAGCAAGTTCCCCCTGAGCAACCAGAACATGCTGCTACGAGGCTGTGTGCTGCGGAACACCGAGTGGTGCTTCGGGCTGGTGGTGTTTGCGG GTCCTGACACGAAGCTGATGCAGAACAGCGGCCGGACAAAGTTCAAGAGGACAAGTATTGATCGCCTGATGAATACGCTGGTGCTCTGG ATTTTTGGATTCCTGGTCTGCATGGGGGTGATCCTGGCCATTGGCAATGCCATCTGGGAGCATGAGGTCGGGACGCGCTTCCAGGCCTACCTGCCCTGGGACGAGGCGGTGGACAGTGCCTtcttctctggcttcctctccttctggtcCTACATCATCATCCTCAACACCGTCGTGCCCATATCGCTCTACGTCAG CGTGGAGGTCATCCGCCTGGGCCACAGCTATTTCATCAACTGGGACAAGAAGATGTTCTGCGTGAAGAAGCGGACGCCCGCGGAGGCCCGCACCACCACCCTGAACGAGGAGCTGGGCCAGGTGGAGTACGTCTTCTCCGACAAGACGGGCACCCTCACCCAAAACATCATGGTCTTCAGCAAGTGTTCCATCAGCGGCCGCAGCTACG GGGATGTGTTcgatgtcctgggacacaaagcTGAACTGGGAGAG AGGCCAGAGCCTGTCGACTTCTCCTTCAACCCTCTGGCCGACAAGAAGTTCTTATTTTGGGACCCCACCCTCTTGGAGGCCGTCAAGATGGGGGACCCCCACACGCACGAGTTCTTCCGTCTCCTTTCTCTGTGTCATACCGTCATGTCCGAAGAAAAGAACGAAG gggagctgtactacaaagcccAGTCCCCGGATGAGGGGGCCCTGGTCACTGCAGCCAGGAACTTCGGTTTTGTGTTCCGCTCTCGCACCCCCAAGACCATCACTGTCCACGAGATGGGCATAGCTGTCACCTACCAGCTGCTGGCCATCCTGGATTTTAATAATATCCGCAAGCGGATGTCAGTCATCG TACGGAATCCGGAAGGGAGGATTCGTCTCTACTGCAAAGGGGCTGACACGATCCTGCTGGACAGACTACACCCCTCCACCCAGGAGCTGCTCAGCACCACCACTGACCACCTGAAT GAGTACGCAGGGGAAGGGCTGAGGACCCTGGTTCTGGCCTACAAGGATCTGGACGAAGAGTACTATGGGGAGTGGGCCCAGAGACGGCTCCAAGCCAGCCTGGCCCAGGACAGCCGGGAGGACAGGCTGGCCAGCGTGTACGAGGAGGTGGAGAACGACATGGTG CTGCTGGGTGCGACAGCCATTGAGGACAAGCTGCAACAGGGGGTTCCAGAGACCATTGCCCTCCTGACGTTGGCCAACATCAAGATTTGGGTGCTGACCGGAGATAAGCAGG AGACGGCCGTGAACATCGGCTATTCTTGCAAGATGCTGACGGACGACATGACAGAGGTGTTCGTCGTCACCGGCCACACGGTCCTGGAAGTGCGGGAGGAGCTCAG GAAAGCCCGGGAGAAGATGATGGACTCGCCCCACGCTGTGGGAAACGGCCTCCCCTGCCCGGAGAAGTGTTCTTCTGCCAAGCTCACTTCTGTCCTGGAGGCCGTTGCGGGGGAGTACGCCCTGGTCATCAACGGGCACAGCCTG GCCCATGCGCTGGAGGCGGACATGGAGCTGGAGTTTCTGGAGACGGCCTGTGCCTGCAAAGCTGTCATCTGCTGCCGTGTGACCCCGTTGCAGAAGGCGCAGGTGGTGGAGCTGGTTAAGAAGCACAAAAAAGCCGTGACGCTCGCCATTGGGGACGGAGCCAACGATGTCAGCATGATCAAGA TTCCTGCAGCGCCTCCTGCTGGTGCACGGGCGCTGGTCCTACCTGCGCATGTGCAAGTTCCTGTGCTATTTCTTCTACAAGAACTTCGCGTTCACCATGGTCCACTTCTGGTTTGGCTTCTTCTGCGGCTTCTCCGCCCAG ACCGTCTACGATCAGTATTTTATCACGCTTTACAACATCGTGTATACCTCCCTCCCAGTCCTAGCCATGGGGGTCTTCGACCAG GACGTGCCGGAGCAGCGGAGCATGGAGTACCCCAAGCTGTACGAGCCCGGCCAGCTGAACCTTCTCTTCAACAAGCGGGAATTCTTCATCTGCATCGCGCAGGGCATTTACACGTCCGTGCTCATGTTCTTCATCCCCTACGGGGTCTTTGCCGAGGCGACGCGGGACGACGGCACCCAGTTGGCCGACTACCAGTCGTTCGCGGTCACTGTGGCGACGTCACTGGTCATTGTGGTCAGCGTGCAG ATCGGGCTGGACACCGGCTACTGGACAGCCATCAACCACTTCTTCATCTGGGGCAGCCTGGCTGTCTACTTTGCCATCCTCTTCGCCATGCACAGCAACGGGCTTTTCGACATGTTTCCAAACCAGTTCCGGTTTGTGG GCAACGCCCAGAACACCCTGGCCCAGCCCACCGTGTGGCTGACCATCACCCTCACCACCGTCGTCTGCATCATGCCTGTGGTGGCCTTCCGCTTCCTCAAGCTGAGCCTGAAGCCCGACCTCTCCGACACG GTCCGCTACAGCCAGctggtgaggaagaagcagaaggCCCAGCACCGCTGCCTGCGGCGCGTGGGGCGCACCGGTTCCCGCCGCTCGGGCTACGCCTTCTCGCACCAGGAGGGCTTCGGGGAGCTCATCATGTCCGGCAAGAACATGCGGCTCAGCTCGCTGGCGCTGGCCGGCTTCGCCACGCGCTCCAGCTCCAGCTGGATCGAGAGCCTGCGCAGGAAGAAGAGCGACAGCGCCAGCAGCCCCGGCGGAGGGGCCGAGAAGCCCCTCAGGGGCTGAGGGCTGCCGCCGGGGCGCCCGTGCCGGCGACCAGCACGCGGGGCGTCCGGCCACCGAGGGGACGGCTTCTCGGAGCTGTGGAACCCCGCGCCTCCCCGCGGACTCCGTCCCGCTGGCGTCTGTTCCGCTGGCCTCCGCAGTCCCGCTGGCCTCCCCGGTCCCGCTGGCCTCCGCGGCTGGGCCGGGCCCCAAGGGCGGAGCAGGGACGGGGGCACGGGGAGCCAGCCCCGGAGAGGGGCAGATGTGGAACCAAAAACTGA